From Nitrospira sp., a single genomic window includes:
- a CDS encoding FAD:protein FMN transferase, with product MRPFRRCAVSLLVVWPVIILVAGCVGVQPSASPVVSKRTQMHMGTLVVITAVASDKSVGDRAMQAAFDEIKRLEQLLSTWRSDSELSRVNQAAGRQPVQVSSETLELVTRSLELGRLTMGGFNIALGPAIEAWSVIERQRIPNERELQGLKPLVDWTRIQVNQEARTIYLLQQGMQIDVGGIGKGYAADRAVEEMKRAGARGGIVALSGDIKTFGVLPDRNRFPVGIRHPREEGALIAMIDLNDEAISTAGDYERFFERDGVRYHHILDPQTLQPARACQSVTVIAKEGTTADGLDTGIFVLGPEQGMALVERLPGVEAIIIDQEGKITVSSGLRGRLHAP from the coding sequence ATGAGGCCTTTTCGACGCTGCGCCGTTTCGCTATTGGTGGTGTGGCCTGTCATCATCTTGGTAGCTGGTTGCGTCGGCGTACAACCGTCAGCCTCACCCGTGGTCTCGAAGCGTACCCAGATGCACATGGGCACCCTAGTGGTCATCACGGCTGTCGCTTCCGACAAGAGTGTGGGTGATCGGGCGATGCAGGCGGCATTTGATGAGATCAAGCGACTCGAACAGTTACTGAGTACGTGGCGATCAGACAGCGAACTGTCACGGGTGAATCAAGCGGCCGGCCGTCAGCCTGTCCAGGTGAGTTCTGAGACGCTTGAGCTGGTCACTCGATCTCTGGAGCTAGGGCGCCTGACTATGGGTGGGTTCAATATTGCGCTCGGTCCTGCCATCGAAGCTTGGAGTGTAATCGAACGGCAGCGCATCCCTAATGAGAGGGAGTTGCAAGGATTGAAGCCTCTCGTCGATTGGACACGCATTCAAGTCAATCAAGAAGCGCGGACCATCTATCTACTGCAGCAGGGGATGCAGATTGATGTTGGTGGGATTGGGAAGGGATACGCAGCCGATCGGGCGGTGGAGGAGATGAAGCGGGCGGGAGCGAGAGGGGGCATCGTGGCCTTATCGGGAGATATCAAAACATTCGGCGTCCTGCCAGATCGAAACAGGTTTCCCGTCGGTATCAGGCACCCACGTGAGGAAGGGGCATTGATTGCTATGATCGACTTGAACGATGAAGCGATTTCAACGGCGGGTGATTACGAACGGTTTTTCGAACGAGATGGTGTCCGGTATCATCACATCTTGGATCCCCAGACATTGCAGCCGGCACGAGCGTGTCAGAGTGTCACGGTGATTGCCAAAGAAGGCACGACGGCTGACGGATTGGATACCGGGATTTTCGTGTTAGGACCAGAACAGGGAATGGCGTTAGTGGAGCGCTTGCCGGGGGTTGAAGCGATCATCATCGACCAGGAGGGCAAGATCACGGTCTCGTCCGGACTCCGTGGTCGGCTGCATGCGCCATGA